The following DNA comes from Gloeomargarita sp. SRBZ-1_bins_9.
GGGAGAAGGCGAAATACTGCGGCTACTACCGCATAAAAGGGGACCGGATACGGATTAACGTCTCCGAGTTTATGGATGCGGTTTTGCAGGCCAAAGGTGTAGAGATTGATAATACACGGGACGGCCGCGGTCGCGAACCGACCTATCGGGTGACGGTCCATCGCAACGGTCAAATTGTGATCGGTGCGGCCTACACCCAAAAGATGGGCCTCAAGCCGGGGGATGAGTTTGAAATTAAGCCCGGTTATAAACATATCCACCTCACCCAGGTCGAACGCAACGGCAAGACGGCCAAGGGTAAAGCCGAAGCCAAAGCTGCTGCCTCTTAAATTGCCTCGACTCCTCCTACGGTGACCCTCATCCTGACCACGGGCGACCCGGCGGGGATTGGACCGGAGCTAATTTTACGGGCGGCTGCCCTGTACCAACCCCGTTGGCCGGTGCAGGTGGTCGGGTCGGGAGATGTATTGGTGCGCACCTATGAGCGGTTGCGGTCATGGGGGCAGCCAGCGGTTGATCCGGCTAAACTCACGGTGGTGGATGTGCCGGCGCCGGCGGCTATTCAACCGGGGTGTCCTTCCCCCTTGACCGGTGCCTTAAGCGTCCGCTATCTCGAAAGGGCGATGACCCTAGGCCCCCAGGCGTTGGTGACGGGACCGATCGCCAAGGGTTACTGGCAGGCGGCGGGTTATGCCTATGCTGGGCAAACGGAATTTTTGGCCCAGGCGACGGGATCAGCCGCAACCGGCATGCTCTTTCTGGCCCGTTCGCCCCACAGTGGGT
Coding sequences within:
- a CDS encoding AbrB family transcriptional regulator produces the protein MENLAELPKEPLTGKALLKKLEELRHLSRREKAKYCGYYRIKGDRIRINVSEFMDAVLQAKGVEIDNTRDGRGREPTYRVTVHRNGQIVIGAAYTQKMGLKPGDEFEIKPGYKHIHLTQVERNGKTAKGKAEAKAAAS